A region from the Chloroflexota bacterium genome encodes:
- a CDS encoding EutN/CcmL family microcompartment protein, with the protein MQIARVIGSTVATIKDEKLTGRKLLIVREADETGNAVGKPYVAVDTVDAGTGDLVLVAAGSSARQTTITKDSPVDAVIMAVIDSLEVSGTVTFRKS; encoded by the coding sequence ATGCAAATCGCTCGCGTCATCGGTTCCACCGTTGCCACCATCAAAGACGAAAAGCTGACGGGCCGCAAACTGCTCATCGTGCGCGAAGCCGACGAGACCGGCAATGCCGTAGGCAAGCCCTACGTAGCCGTTGACACCGTAGACGCCGGGACGGGCGACCTGGTGCTGGTGGCCGCCGGTTCCTCCGCCCGCCAGACGACCATCACCAAAGACTCGCCGGTGGATGCGGTGATTATGGCGGTGATTGATTCGTTGGAGGTGAGCGGGACGGTGACTTTTAG